In Cydia splendana chromosome 26, ilCydSple1.2, whole genome shotgun sequence, the following are encoded in one genomic region:
- the LOC134803538 gene encoding mannan-binding lectin serine protease 2-like, with protein MGAISNIKVSPYFRGAENHFQSDISVVTLKTAVTFNSHVRPVCVDFSVTFDEEQLQPGNIGKVAAWNQTPLLKFIELPYVEVEQCFADLPRSFISFITSDKICAGTRNSTKLCRGDSGGGLVFPRTEHGTQRWYLRGVVSTAPQNPDTYSQDICDAGSYTAFTHLLKHDAFITKFLEARRDYVNQIYLVP; from the exons atgggagcg ATTAGCAATATAAAGGTCTCACCGTACTTCCGCGGCGCAGAGAACCATTTCCAGAGCGACATCTCGGTGGTGACCTTGAAAACTGCGGTGACGTTCAACAGCCACGTGCGGCCGGTCTGCGTGGACTTCAGCGTGACGTTTGATGAGGAGCAGCTGCAGCCAGGAAACATTGGCAAG GTAGCGGCTTGGAACCAAACACCTTTGCTGAAGTTCATAGAGCTGCCGTACGTGGAGGTGGAGCAATGCTTCGCCGACCTTCCCAGGAGTTTCATCAGCTTCATCACCAGCGACAAGATATGCGCCGGCACTAGGAACA GTACCAAGCTCTGCAGGGGCGACAGCGGCGGCGGACTGGTCTTCCCTCGCACAGAGCACGGCACCCAACGCTGGTACCTCCGTGGCGTGGTCTCCACGGCTCCTCAAAACCCCGACACGTACTCCCAAGACATCTGCGACGCTGGCTCGTACACCGCCTTCACGCATTTGCTCAAGCATGATGCTTTCATTACCAAGTTTTTGGAGGCACGGAGGGATTATGttaaccaaatatatttagttcCATAA
- the LOC134803255 gene encoding uncharacterized protein LOC134803255 has protein sequence MALFMKQNFSPPLLSRKWVAIKFRPNVLLYSREHIVCILESGLLFREDSATVEQECPPPEKVWAAAGGGGWGWCTRGERGAALLAVGACVLAFPPKTLSRGALGRVAASLACGVLARGLLRRRARALARLPALCDVMRRYLALARRAQACVRDNAQHNTLGSVSQALQATHELLCRQQAALATLMSRASVALLGNAPWLRDDLAWAELPDATDPVQKIHHAFLVVQSTLLKHIAMAHFTQPLHTQHVYKNHNERLHWIHTVLLQHLLEEFEENYEALDRMYRIFKNYGTKDVERKTFPVNDRWLYSEVHSGVARTCLDLKMALEKCTNLDMFLDSCAINDQELDLDVLNEDIDNLIDELAKCLNTMQSSQIRLKKLQRKFNVQEERKEESVSEEEVVLRLEDKPVEPKDEVFYLIKTEEDNEREDIADVTTAPGKKEREATKFMLNELKRKLVKREDVMRERERQALVKTMPELKIVPEFPRQMEDYTDKKGFIKKIIKDSNKDRLFKDYKIGSKTKRKRKYKFNVNKYESESEIKDTLEANAKLSAKSKIVSISSKNKELILTKWNKKESKPETSYSSEKDTEGSFSQAFNNTVNNAVNKTINEAVNKLHTKPESSYSSDKESEAQAVNNTVNKSIDKTVNQANNQIKFTKKDLDFSTSSESDYDHEHQMALLKDIRRHRVARKKNHPVKRVSIDIVDESLKPIEYSFGTGMAMASVLQVNNLKIMPNMGAEEVFIGDGEVSNDSGNDEDA, from the exons ATGGCGTTGTTCATGAAGCAAAACTTCTCCCCGCCGCTGCTGTCAAGGAAATGGGTTGCTATAAAATTTAGGCCTAATGTG TTGCTATACAGCCGGGAGCACATCGTCTGTATATTAGAGAGTGGTCTGCTTTTCCGAGAGGACAGTGCCACCGTCGAGCAGGAATGCCCGCCTCCTGAAAAG GTGTGggcggcggcgggcggcggCGGGTGGGGGTGGTGCACGCGCGGGGAGCGCGGCGCGGCGCTGCTGGCCGTCGGCGCGTGTGTGCTCGCCTTTCCGCCCAAAAC GTTATCCCGCGGTGCGCTGGGCCGCGTGGCCGCCAGCCTCGCGTGCGGCGTGCTCGCCCGCGGCCTGCTGCGCCGCCGCGCGCGCGCGCTGGCCCGCCTCCCGGCGCTCTGTGACGTCATGCGCCGCTACCTGGCGCTCGCGCGGCGCGCGCAGGCCTGCGTCCGGGACAACGCGCAACACAACACTCT GGGTTCGGTCTCGCAAGCACTGCAAGCCACACACGAGCTGCTCTGTCGCCAGCAAGCGGCCCTGGCGACGCTCATGTCGCGCGCGTCGGTCGCGTTGCTAGGCAACGCGCCGTGGCTGAGGGACGACCTGGCCTGGGCCGAGCTGCCGGATGCCACGGATCCTGTGCAG AAGATCCACCACGCGTTCCTAGTGGTCCAGTCCACTTTGCTGAAGCACATCGCAATGGCACACTTTACACAGCCGTTACACACCCAACACGTCTACAAGAATCACAACGAACGGCTACACTGGATACACACAGTACTATTACAACACCTCCTTGAAGAGTTCGAAGAAAACTATGAAGCTTTGGACCGTATGTATAGAATATTCAAGAATTATGGTACCAAAGATGTAGAAAGGAAAACCTTCCCCGTGAACGATAGGTGGTTGTACTCTGAGGTCCATAGCGGAGTCGCTAGAACTTGTCTAGATTTAAAAATGGCACTTGAAAAGTGTACTAATCTAGACATGTTTCTAGACTCCTGTGCTATTAATGACCAGGAGCTAGATTTAGATGTGCTTAATGAAGATATTGATAATCTAATTGATGAATTAGCTAAGTGTTTAAACACTATGCAAAGCTCTCAAATTAGGCTGAAGAAGTTGCAAAGAAAATTTAATGTTCAAGAAGAGAGGAAGGAAGAAAGTGTTTCGGAAGAAGAAGTGGTTTTGAGATTAGAAGATAAACCGGTTGAACCTAAAGATGAAGTATTCTATTTGATCAAAACTGAGGAAGATAATGAAAGGGAAGATATAGCTGATGTGACGACAGCCCCGGGCAAGAAAGAGAGGGAAGCAACGAAGTTTATGCTAAACGAGTTAAAGAGGAAACTAGTGAAGAGAGAAGACGTTATGCGAGAGAGGGAGAGGCAAGCTTTAGTCAAAACTATGCCTGAATTGAAAATCGTTCCTGAATTCCCGAGACAGATGGAGGACTATACTGACAAGAAGGGGTTTATAAAGAAAATTATCAAAGACAGTAATAAGGACAGACTGTTCAAAGATTATAAAATAGGTTCTAAGACAAAACGTAAAAGGAAATAtaagtttaatgtaaataaatatgaaagcgAATCTGAAATTAAAGATACATTAGAAGCGAACGCTAAATTAAGcgctaaaagtaaaattgtaaGCATTTCTAGTAAGAATAAAGAATTGATTCTCACGAAATGGAATAAAAAAGAATCTAAACCTGAAACGAGCTATTCTTCAGAGAAAGATACTGAAGGATCTTTCAGTCAAGCGTTCAATAATACTGTCAATAACGCTGTCAATAAAACAATCAACGAAGCTGTCAATAAACTACATACAAAACCGGAATCGAGCTACTCATCTGACAAAGAATCCGAAGCCCAAGCGGTCAATAATACTGTCAATAAATCTATCGATAAAACAGTCAATCAAGCaaacaatcaaataaaattcacAAAAAAAGATTTAGATTTCTCCACATCATCTGAAAGCGATTATGACCACGAACACCAGATGGCGTTGTTGAAAGATATAAGAAGGCATAGAGTTGCCAGGAAAAAAAATCATCCTGTCAAACGCGTGTCCATAGACATTGTAGACGAGAGTTTGAAGCCCATAGAGTACAGTTTTGGGACTGGTATGGCTATGGCGTCTGTGTTGCAAGTTAACAATTTGAAAATAATGCCCAATATGGGGGCTGAGGAAGTTTTCATTGGGGATGGGGAGGTGTCCAATGATAGCGGTAACGATGAAGATGCTTAA